GAGCCGCTCTGCAAGCACCGtggaccatagacatatatacatagacatatatacagagacatatatacatagacatatatagacgccgcattgagcgctgaatcgtacgtcgacgtcgccgccatattggatgtggcagatctgcccgtaaactaatacaaggaaatggactgaacttcataaagcgcctttctacaaagttctttaagttaatgtctcttatacacccattcacacacacactaatatatctgggaaacaaacaaacgtttacatttaacagattatcttttaaagtgatgattataaatgtttactccttatgtaagcaccaaaccaacgtatgtatttttctaatgctgagtgtttacagctactaatgtgtgtaacactgttactgtgactaacgtttacatttaactgattatatatatatatatacgtacacgttagtgctctttattcagaaaccctcatgtcacatctacatttcaggatctggttattatagacacagattaaatgttaaatataaatatttcaagatttatcatcacagtaacagtgttacacacattagtagctgtaaacactcagcattagaaaaatacatacgttggtttggtgcttacataaggagtaaacaaTACGGTTCAGAGTTAGTTATTTAAGCTTTATTCCAGTTGTTATAGATCATCTTCAGTGAAACAGGCTGACGGAGAGAGGAGATGTCGCgagtagtgatgggaagttcgttcattttagggagtcagatcatttaaTGTTACcatgttaccacttatacctttcataattcagccaaatttagcactattttttttacttatgatttgtatgtgtacatatatatatgtatatattcagtacatcctttgtactgaagtattcaaaagtacTGACTTTCGAGTCTATTTATATGGAATTGTGTTTCTGAATGAATTCTGATCTAAATAATAAATTTACAcaagtgtgatttaaaaattGAAATCCATAATCCTCACATACTCTTTATCCAGCCATGGAGCACTTTGCTGCAAATACTGTGACAGTAAACATTTAAAGCCATGAGTTCTACTCATAATGCCATAGAGAAAGGACCATTACTGTTTAGAGAAAGAATTTTGAATCTTGGTGTATTCTCTAATAAATTTCAGTTTTAAGTGATTAATGTTGATCCATTATCCTCAGATGATGTTGATATTGGAACTCTTGAGTTAGATTAAAGATACAGTTTTATCAGTATGTGTatattcattcatctttaatgggggaaaaaaacaggacaaaattCAAAGCTATCTCTCATTTCTGTTAATTTCTAATTATAAACATTGAACACGTCATGCACTTTTCAACAACAATAATTTTACAGTATATTGAAATACAAAGGGAAGGTTAAGCGATCACCAAAACATGATGCAggctatgaaaataaaacagcaagCTATGAAGCAGGCAGCAGCTTTAACAATCTGGACCTAGGGTCCTGTCTGTGCAGCACAAAGTCAGCCATAAGGGGCAAATGCTGATGCAATGCAATTTTTGTTGAGATTATTTGCACTTGCACTGTTAGGTCATTTGCAAGCTCTTTTCAAAGCCGCTGGGGTTGTTTGCGGTCTAGTAATGTGGCTTTCTTTTTGTGTGCTTTTGAAAGAACATTGTTGAGCACCTTGCATTAAGGTGGAGATGCAGGTTTACAATGTTCATAGCGTGAGATCAATGCAGAGAAAGCCTTCTGAACTTTACCATCATTGATGCATATtgcacctccacctcttctcatCTGACTCACTTCCCTGTTCGTATCAGCTATGCAGGTCCAAACACCACCAGGTGTCACACACCACTTTGAGTGATCTACAGTATCCCTGAAGAACTTTCCATTCAGATTTATTGTCTTCACATTGTACACATGATGAGGGATACTGGTGCTGCAGTTAGAAGGCAGACGGTGTCGCATCCTTCCCCAGCTCTTAACATACAGATTCCGCTTCAAATACTTCACAATAAGGCCAGAGTAGAGATCTACAACAGAatgtggaacaaaacaaaacatgatcagTAATTTGTTAACATAAACTACTCTTCATAACTTTATATCACCCTGAAAAGCATATGCTTGAACGGCTGTCACTaatctaaattaaaaacaaaaaacaaactcaccaTCCCCAAAACGTGTGTATTTTGCAAAGCTGAAGAAATGACTTCCTTTCACTGAAGTCAGCTTTCTCACAAAAGACCATGGTTTCAGCTTTGGGTAGCATTTTTGCTGTGCAACACATCGCAGCTCTTCATGAAAGGTTGTCGGGATGGCAGAGTCATATGAATAAGGGTGGATATACTTAAGATGCAATCCTGTGAAtacaaatgacatttttgtgtttttatttcttttggaaAATAACTTTCATAAATACAGCTAAACAATATTAACATACCTATTTTTTTGAATTCACTATAGGGGTAAGTCACACAGATAAATGTCTGAGCATTTGGGTTTCCACTGGTTGGCCAGAAGTCTCTGTTGCGATATGTTGGAAATTTTGGTGTACTGTGTGAGAGCCAAACTCCAGTTTGTTCATCCAACATCACGACTCCTTTAGAAAAACAgtaacacagaaacagaaaacaatattaaCAGAACTTTGTTACTGTGTAATGATTTTGGCTAGGAATGCAATGATGCACCCACCTTTACTGTGACCATACGATGCAGAGGGCATACCATTGGGAGGTTGGTCATTATAGAGCATGTATCCAAAGTTGACActctgcaacaaaacaacagaaaactcCAAATCAGTGTCCTGAATTAAACGCTGTGCTGTACAAGAGATCCTTCAATACGTCACCTTATTGTCGTAGAAATCAAGAAGAGGTTTCAGGGTGTTTGCCAGAGTGCCAGATCTACTGttgattttctctctgctgAGTTCCCATCCTCTGGTGCTCTTGTCCATGTACATATATGACAAGCCAGCAGGCAACTTGTATAACATATACCTAATGATGAAGAGTAAAAATAGTTAATGGAGAAACAAACTACATACTATATATTCAATTATATATTCAGCTGAGAGCGACCAAAGTAGTAAACTACCACTAACCAGTCCACTGCTCTTCCATTGTCATTCCTACATTTCACATCTGAATCACAGCCTTGAAAAAGGATCCCAACAATGAGGAGCAAGCTCATTATTATTCTCTGAAACaatcaaaacataaacacatatagttATTTCAATATATTTCTAATGATAAGAGAAGGTCACAATATCAAACATGtgcagtatatttatttttaaaagttgatGGTCTTAATGATAATATAACTGGATATCAGTTGAACATTATGATGGACTGACAGGGCCTCTCAGGCTGATGGGTCATCATGGTGGCGTGAACAGGAAGGTGTGAGATCATAGGGTGAGGACTGTTCTACATTTTTAAACCACTTCCTGGGCCTTCAACACTACTTCACTGTGTAATGTACAAGAACTGTACAGCACTCTAAATGAAATTGTTACTGTAACAATAATTTTTCTTTAGCAGAGACACTCAAACATTACGCTAGATACAACCTGAACTCTTTGGTGgtatggaaacaaaacaataccCCAGATTACACCCTcaagaagtaaaataaatacacaatacaagacaaaaaaaataaactcatcaTAATACTGCATACATTCAAATTGAGTTTTCGGAAGGATCGACACAGTCTAAATGTTGctaattgaatttaaattataataataataaaaaaaatcgaGTAGAAATATGTTCCACTGTGGTATGACACttggaaaatgtcaaattaaattattcatatttacactGACCATAATATTGACTTGTTTATAACTATCTAGTTTTGCTCAAACAACGAGAATAATACATTTCTGCccacacataataataaaaaacaatacaaatctAGAATTTGCTTTtaatctattattattttagaagaATCTTTTAACCTCTAAACTTTTTACTTACACATTTTGCCATCTCCATTTCTCTGTTCTCACTGCGGGATCTTCACACTGAAATGTTCATCCCTTTTTGCAAGAAGTTGCTTTTGTTCATCACAGTGAATAAACCAACGCCCCCTCCACAGCTCATCTGCTTCCTTGTTACACGCTCAAAACGTCTTTCTACTTCAAATGCTTTGCTGATTGTGTTTACAACTCCAAAATATTGACTTGCTTGCTAAAAAAACGTTGGGTGTTGGACAGCTTTGACTTCATTTTGTTGCACAGTAAAACCCAGTTTAAAAGCACATGATATATTTTAGTTATTGTAGTTAGTTATTAGTAGTTATTGCCCTGTATTCTTCTTGTAGTATGCTTGTATCAAACCTACAGCTTTAATAGAAATTCTTTATGGAAACATCATGACACAATCTGAATTACTGCTCacatctctttgtctctgctggtCGAACCAAAGTAGCACATGGCACCCATAAAGTGCATAAAGGTTGGAGAACATGATAGAACAAAGCAAGCATTTTTTGTGCTAATATTCATGATAGCAGTGTTTGTTGTCGAAAAGGTGCTGATTGCCTTCATGGGCACATTGAAGGAACCAGGAAACTTTTCATTTGCACTATTTAGATGTGCACCGGGAATACCTAGGGAAGTGGGTATACACAAACATCCCCGTCACTTTTTTTAAGCAGCCCGTCCAGCAATGCCCTGTGTGATAAACAGTAAGGTGTGAGACTACTGTTGCAAAGCTCATGTACAAATAGGCCTGCAGCCTTCAGTATTTTATATGTCACATAACTTCTGCTTCTTGACTTCAGGCAGTAAGGTTCATTATAAAATCAATATTAGCCACAGAATAGGTACAGATTTTGTAATGTTACAGTGTAACTGGATATCAGTTGTGCTGATAAATGAAAACgaattttgaaaataaacagcattagAAAGCATTAGTGATATATTAAAATCCCTCTCTGAATGATGCGGCATGATAGTGCTGGGTGTGATGTCAGTGGGTAAGAacagtgttacatttttaaGCCACTTCCTGTGCCCTCAACACTTAATAGTGCTACCACTACCAGCGTTTTAGTAAAACTGCTTCTCCAAAGAAATATGCATGTAAAAAACTGACCCACAGACAAATCAGACAACTGCATAATTATGAATTTTGAACACAGCATTCTTTGTTCCTTACTAAATCCACTCATGAAAAATCAGATGTCATGTCTTCACTATTCTAGCATTGGCTGaatgatgcacagcagcagggatTTAGACGCAGGTATACTTAATGTTGACTGAAAAATAAGTGGGTATACCCTGCACTACACCAACACATATATGTTACATGTTCTTAAAGAGTATGCAGAGCCAGATGGCTCAGAGAATTGGAAGATCTTGGAGTTTAGAGGTGCAAAGCAACACATTTTTACTCAGGGTCCAAACAGTTTAATCCATGCCTGGTTGACAATTGCCCATTAACAGAAAATCACCTGCAGCAACATAAAATTTGTTTTCCAATATtgatataataattaatttgaattttctGGATTAATAGTCGAGTGAGTCAAGTTTAAATTTTTCATGATTGTGCACCTAAAACAGGAAGCTCATTAAGTTGTTTATAAGTGCGGTACTCcattatactgtataaaaactgtataaaactCTGCATACAACAGTTACtctgtaataaaaatgtattttccaagAAATGTTATGAATTTCACACTTTCTGTCTCTACAGAGACACTAAGACATTTAATACCTGATCCTGGGGGTCTGTCTTGAAGAAGTCCTCATGTCCAAATCTAgttttgatttgaatttttttttattttgtgcataaATGTGGCGTATTGCTAAATTAATGTGTTAATGCAAACCTAGTAACCCAACACTGATAAACTGTACACACTGCAAAAAGAAATTTGGAGAGTCCCCCAAACAGTTTAGGCTGTCCATGGCTAACAGAGGGCtaatcatcaaaacaaaaacaaacacctgcagccacattgaatttgtattttaatattgatttaaacATGAATTTGAGTCTATTTCATCTCAAGTATTAATAGTCTGATTGTATAAAAGttcattcttaaaaaaaaacatgattttgaaaaaataaaaacattgcagtttttcattgattaaaatacatacacatgtagAGCACCAAAGACAGGGCTTAACATACACCAAAACGtgtcttttggtttttggtAAGCAGCTAcacttttcttcacattttaatACAGAGTTATGTCTTTAAAGCTCTCTCTGTTGAGCATCAGACGGTGGACGTTCACGCTTACATGGTCTATGGCTTGAGATCAGTGCAAAGAAAGCCTT
Above is a window of Larimichthys crocea isolate SSNF chromosome XVII, L_crocea_2.0, whole genome shotgun sequence DNA encoding:
- the LOC104931953 gene encoding deoxyribonuclease-2-beta-like; this encodes MEMAKCRIIMSLLLIVGILFQGCDSDVKCRNDNGRAVDWYMLYKLPAGLSYMYMDKSTRGWELSREKINSRSGTLANTLKPLLDFYDNKSVNFGYMLYNDQPPNGMPSASYGHSKGVVMLDEQTGVWLSHSTPKFPTYRNRDFWPTSGNPNAQTFICVTYPYSEFKKIGLHLKYIHPYSYDSAIPTTFHEELRCVAQQKCYPKLKPWSFVRKLTSVKGSHFFSFAKYTRFGDDLYSGLIVKYLKRNLYVKSWGRMRHRLPSNCSTSIPHHVYNVKTINLNGKFFRDTVDHSKWCVTPGGVWTCIADTNREVSQMRRGGGAICINDGKVQKAFSALISRYEHCKPASPP